TCAAATCCAACACTGTAATCAAAGGATCAGACAGGTGAGTCAGTGCTGGTACCTGCTAACAGCTTAACCCAGGCTTCAGCTGGTCGTCATTTATTCATTGCTGTAGGTTATGTCAATTATTCTGTGAAGAGATGAATAGAaacctgctttttaaaaaatctgacgAGAACAAGCTAAAACTAAAGCAGTGCTTTTATCAGGCTTCATACTTGATCATGTTGAAGCTATACATAAATAGATAAAGATTTAGATAGCATCAGTATAACAATTGTGAGTAAATTTGCAGTGAATGCCAGCTATTATCAGTTGGGAATAGCAGTGTCAGTCAATATTTAGGCAATGTACTGTGTATTGTTTACCACTGTAATGCTGATTTGGGCGATAATTAAATACACACTTCCTCTGTTAGAGTCAGTCTGGCCCTTTGTTTCTGACTCTGATTAGATGACAAGGAACTTCTGGTTATTATATCACGTCACCATGTTGATTAAGCTCACCTGGACTTTGAAATTGCAACAAACTTCATCAtactgacaaaaaatatttataatttaatcGTCTTAGCCAAAAGGAAAGATAATAATATGATGTCAGAGAAAAATGTTATTCCTGACAAGCTAGTGACCAATTCTgtctgaattcacagatgggggttgcagcagcattttcaatttggctttggaagatagtggtgggagatcatgataaaaaaataaaataaaaactttatgtgcaaaattacaggcatctactcccagtagtttttgagttatggcattttcaaattttaataattcaggccaaaatgccctccacccaatcctcgcctggaatttttaggttttgaaatgcttatatctctgcttctgggtatcagagagacttgaatttttttctccaagctccctacatgttggtgatgtcctagaaacaacatacacactcaggagaagtctctacagagcaggggggcttgcccaaaatgtataaattatttgtaaaaagcACTCGCgagtagggttaagggtgttaaaaataccagaaatcttacagattaatgtcttagcaccatttagtattgctctagaccagactggcttGTAACCTATACAGGGGGAGCCCTCTAAGCACATtatttagagagatatggactgctgaaaattgccccccatgaaaagtgcctaattgtcaaggaccctgaagtcaatgtagcacaggtggtagagatctgcaaatttgcatagaaactcatctatcctcttactatagccatgcaaagtcccaacTTCTAGCCATCACTGCATCATGCTCAATTTTACCCTCAAACTAGGCCATTTTTGGTAGTCACGAATCTGAACATTACCTGTTATGCATATATAGTGTGCATATTTATGCTGGTGTGTACAACTGGGGTTGGAAAAAtaacttccacattttttagaTAACTTGCAAGGGCTGAATTTTGCCCACTGAACTTCTGAATTTAATAGAACATACCTACTTTCATTCAAGAAATTACAGAACAAATCATTTCACCTCAAAATTTCCTCGACATACCTTATCTTGAAGAACAAAGCACTTTCAAGCCCTGTGTCACTACATAGGCAAgtataattatatttaaaataccTGCAATCAACTTTTTATAGAACACAGGATGAATTAAAGATATTATCATAAGGATAATATCACTACATAGTTATATCATGTACATAAAAGGATGTATGTATACAAATGATACACTGAACTGAAGATCACTTTCAAGTAACTTGTGTGTGCCTGGCAGTGTAGTCTGCAAATGCTTTGCTAATCTTTGTTCTTGTTGCAGCATTCAGTTTGTACTGGCATGCCAGCCTGTTTGTACTGGGTGCTGGTATGGTACAGAGTACATGCTCAAATGGGACCCAGcatctgtcttctctctctggCCATTTAAAGGAGACTGCTGGTCCGTTTGGGTGCAATAACAGGATCCTTGCATCCCCATCCTCTTCAGACTTCTCTTCAACGATGCCAAGCCACCATTTGGCATCATACACATCCAACATAATTACCACACCAGTGGATACACATGTATTTTCATCTTGTTGTACATAGTACCCTATAGTGTAGATTAAGATTTGCCAGTAGCCAGTAATGGCCTAGTTTGGGGGTAAAATTGAGCATGATGCAGTGATGGCTAGAAgttgggactttgcatggctatagtaagaggatagatgagtttctgtgcaaatttgcagatctctaccacctgtgctacaTTGACTTCAGGGTCCTTGAAAATTAGGCTCTTTTCATGGGGTGCGATGTTCAGCCgtccatatctctctaaataATGTGCTTAGAGGGCTCCCCCCGTATAAGTTataagccagtctggtctagagcaatactaaatggtgctaagacattaatctgtaagatttctggtatttttaacacccttaaccctactcgcgagtggtttttacaaataatttatacattttgggcaagcccccctgctctgtagagacttctcctgagtgtgtgtgtgttgtttcttggacatcaccaacatgtagggagcttggagaaaaaaattcaagtctctctgatacccagaagcagagatatacgcattttaaaacctaaaaattccaggtgagaattgggggggggggcattttgccctgaattattaaaatttgaaaatgccataactcaaaaactactgggagtataagcctgtaattttgtacacaaagctttttttctttatcatgatcttccacctccagcacccacagtaaaattgaagatggtgctgcaaccaccttcctgaatatttggtgttttgggatgGAATAAGCCCAGTGTGGTTTTAGAAACAtacaaatgaaagtaaatgtaaaaataatttcagtcacttaaaaaaatactggtaGCTGATAAGTTTAATGAGTTTGGCCACTTTTATGGGACAATTAAGGGGTGTGAAAACAGCAGAAGGGTGTGTTTAGTTAACAAGAAAACATAGTAGATATTGTTTGAAAATGAAGTATTGCAAATACAGTATTGCAGGTGTGAATAAGTAAAATATTTGACTGGAAATATTCAAGTCCTTCCCGACCTTTACTTTTGTGGTTGTCTCCAGGAGAAAGCTCAAAGCGGACATATCTGCAGCCTTTCCTTCACTGTCTGGTGATGAACTGTCTGAGCTGATCCCCAACAAGGAGGAATTAAATGTTGTCAAGATATATGCACACAAGGGAGAAGCTGTGACAGTTTATGTTCTTCACAAAAATCCGCTGTTCTTTGAACTGGAGAAACGACTTTATCCCACAGGTAATTAACCAGCACTGAAGCTGGATTCTGGTGACTGATTGACAGAATTGCTTTCAAGTAACTTGTTGGTCGTCATATTTTTCAGTGTATGTGCTTTGGCGTTACCCTCATCTCCTACCAACATTCAGGACATGGCCACCCGTGCTTCAAAAGTTGATTGGGGGGGCAGGTATGCTACTTTGTTCAAGCTCAAAAGTCCTGTGCAGATATTTTGCACGTTTAAACTGATATGAAGCAAGAGGTGAATAATGTGCTTCTTTTCAGATCTCATGCTGCCAGGTGTGATGGTGCCGTCATCTGGTCTCCCAGATGTGAAAGAGGGAGACTGCTGTGCTGTAACAGTCGTAAGCAACGGGTATGCATAATaaaagatagatagatgaaAGGATAGACTTCTTACACATTCCTTGTAAATTTGGGTGTGATGCAGTTGTCCTGGTTCTTTGCAGAGCTCCTGTTGCGCTTGGCACAGCTGCCATGTCCAGTGCAGAGATGCAGAGTTTGGGTATGAAAGGCAGAGGACTATGTGTTCTCCACACATACATGGATTATCTTTGGTAAATAGCTTCCAGCTTCCTACATTTATTGAATAAATACTTCTGGAGTTGCTTAACAAATAGGCTTATTTGTGTTCATCACTAAAGTTACATGCAATGATTGACATCACTCACTAATACCTTAAATATGCAGCCACAGCCAGAAGCTGATTAGCTGGCCATCAAGACTTAAAAAGTTATTAAACTATACTAAGCCATTTAACTATGGCTGCAGCTGTGTACTGACCAGGTAGACATGAGAGTGGTATTcttgttatttattgtttatcaAACTCCTCATTAGTAGTTGTCTTTCCAACAACTACTCTCTCTGGAGCAAGCATATTTAAATGCTGATGTACAGTCAAGTGAATTGTGTTTTTTCCCTCCATATTCTTTTATCCTTTTCAGGGCATTTGGAGATAAGTCAGGTCCTCCTTCTTTACCGGATCCCGAAAGTGAAGGACAAGACGTAGATGAAGTGGAATGTGATGTTATTGAGAAAGAGGAGGATGATGTGGTTGAAAAGTGTGTAGAAGAGCAAGAGAGCTCTGGTGAATCTGCCATGAATCGAACCTGTTCTGGTGTTGAGGAGCTGAGCTTAGctgagaaagaggaagagaaggatgaAAAGGGCagtgagaaagaggaggagaaccAGGATGACCAGAAAACCCCACAAGGTACCAGATTTAGTCACATCTACTACCCTATTTATCTGCTTTATGACAGGTTTAGTTGTAAATACATGTATACACCAATCGCATTACATTACAACCTCTggcaaaaattatggaatcaccagtctcGGAGGGTGttcattcagttttttattttatagaaaaaaGCAGATGACAGACATGCCtcaaaactaaagtcatttaaaatgacaactttCTGActttaagaaacactaaaagaaatgtaaaaaaaaaaatgtggcagtcaataaaaaatgcttttttagaTCAGGCAGAGGGAAAAAATAAGGGATCACTCAATTCTGAGGGGAAAATTATGGAATcatgaacaacaaaaaacactacAACATACCTCTAGTACTTTGTTGCACCCCCTCTGGCTTTTATAACAGCTTGCAGTCTCCGAGACCTGGACTTTACGAGTGACAAACAGTACTCTTCATCATTCTGGCTCCAACTTTCTCTGGTTGTTGTTGCCAGATCAGCTTTGCAGGTTGGAGCCTTGTCATGGACCATTTTATTCAAATCCTCCACAGATTTTCAGTTGGATTGAGATCCGGACTATTTGCAGGCCATGACATTGACCTTATGTGTCTTTCGTCAAGGAAAGTTTTCACAGTCTTTGCTCTATGGAAAGATGCATTATCCTCTTGAAAAATGATGTAATCCTCCCCAAACATACTTTCAATTAATGGAAtaagaaaaatgtccaaaatgtcaacgTAAACATGTGCTTTTTTTGAAGGCGTGATGACAGCCGTCTCCCCAGTGCCTTTACCTGACATGCAGCCTCATATCATCAATGGCTGTGGAAATTTTCATGATTTCTTCAGACAGTTGTCTTCATAAATCTCATTGCAACGGCACCACACAAAAGTTCCTGCATCATCACCTTGCCCTATGCAGATTTGCGATTCATCATTCACAGTCCACCATTGCTTTTCCTTAGCCCATTGTAACCCTGTTTTTTTCAGTCTAGGTGTTAATGATGGCTTTCGTTTAGCTTTTCTGTATGTAAATCCCATTTCCCTTAGGCGGTTTCTTACCGTTCGATCACAGACGTTGACTCCGGTTTCCGTTGACTCCGGTTTCCGTTGACTCCATTTGTTCCGCATTTGTTTTGctgtgcattttctgttttcaagacATATTGCTTTAAGTTTTCTGTCTTGACTCTTTGATGTCTTCCTTGATCTACCAGTATACTTGCCTTTTACAACCTTCCTTTCATGTCAGTCCACTTGGTGCAGCAGCTCTTCAAGATGTGAGACTCCTTTTTAACTGCAGACTAATGAGCACATGTAATTTCATGCAGGTATTAGTTTTGGAAATGGAAATTTACAGGatgattccataattttttcctcagaattgagTGTTTGAGTGGTTTGCTGCTTTAAGGTCTGCTGATGTGGCAAAAGAAAAGCACATTCAGGAAGGAAAAGATGTGACTCAGATCATGCCCTGATTTTTACAGAGATAATGGACACCCTGCTGTTGCAGTGCTTTCTGCATGCTCTCAAGAGCAAGGTGAAGAAGTCGGAGCTCCCTCTGCTGACCAGCACATTTCTCCGCATCCACATGTTCTCCTGCTGGTAAAGTACAGTTCATATTTTTTAGAGGTGACAAGGGGGAATAAAAAGGATACTTAAAACATCTTGCTCTTTTCAGCCCAAGTGGAAAACAACTTGATATCAAGAAATCCAGCTATAAAAAGGTATATCAGCTGTCCAGAATATATTTTACACATAGTAGGAGTTGTGTAACTCCAtaattatgtatgttttttccCCAACAGCTTTCCAAGTTTCTCCAGgccatgcagcagcagcatcatcttgTCCGAGTTAAAGAACTCACCAAGGGTGTGGAGAGCATTGTGGAGGTGGACTGGAAAAATCCAGAGTGAGTCAACTTTGTCTCAGCTGCAAGAAATTCTTGGTGGAGATTCTAACTAGCAACCCGCCCATACTCACATTGATTAGCCTGTGTTTTCCTTGTCATACTTAAACATTTTATAGATTGCGCTCCTTTAGCATTCCAGAGGAGACAGATGTTGAAGCAGCTGTGGTGCAGGATGGAGGGGAAGGAGAAATAACGTACCATCCTCCGGAGATCAAAACTCTGTACTCTGTTCCTGCTCGGCTGGAGCCTCTCTTTTTGGATGCGAACAAGaggtgtgtgattgtgtgttttcataACCCTGCCTCTTCTTGCAGCATGTTTGCATGGTTCAGACAGCAGGGGAACATAGCAGGTAGCGTTGAAGCTTTTGTTTACACAGGAAGAGACACTGAATCCCCAGCAGCCCCAGGAGGGCTGCGATCCACCAGTCTTTTAAGGCATGAGGTGATATTAGCATCCCACTAGTCAAACAACTCCTAGTCTTCAaatgtgtttcctttgtttgcTCATTTGCAGCTTGATACGTGATAGACACTAAGGAATTTCTCCTGTAGAAAGCAGTAAACAGAAGTTTATGACACCTGAATCACCCTCATTTAGCAAATTCTGCCTCTTCTCGCAGCCTCGTGTCATATGGTTCAAACAGcagttctgtcatttttttcagatttaatgtGACGTATGATTTTTAACAGACGCATGTCATGTTCgcaacttctttttttccatgagtgtttttcacagcagacattttgatgCATCATAATTGGAAAAGCATGGATGTTCCTAATAATGTCAGTGATGACTGTGTTTCATTCTGGTGGACCAGTAAGCCACAACACTGTGTCAGCGTGCACACCACTTTGCCCTGAGGCTgaagctgctaaatgctcccaAATAGAGAATTTTTGGGTGGAATTTTAACTCGGCGATTGAGGTTTTTGTGCGAAACCCACATCAGACACGTTTTCACTCCAAGGAGTGTTTGTTAATGTGTCTTAAACATGCCATGCCCATTTTCTGATTGAGTCTTGTGTATTTTATATAGAATGCTTATTAAAAGTATCCACCCAAGATGAGAAAACCTGCTTgaggttttctcattttattgcttttcaatgCTGAATCACCAGTCAATTTAATATGGCTTATTGCACAGGAAtttccaaaagaaaaacagtctttGATGTcaatgtgaaaacagatttctacaaaggcatgtaaattaattaaacaaaCAGTTTGTCAAATAACATTAGATAAGATTAAACCTTAAGTGATTCTGAGGGAAATTCTTTAGCACAAAGAGTGTCGCACACAGAGGAGGTTGACAGCCTGTCACAGTGTGTCAGACCAACAACCTGCTGTAAAACCAAGAAGCTGATTGTGGACTTTAGAAGAAACCATACACTCCACTCAGGAGAGACAAATTACTTGTGGAGAAGGTGTGCAGCTTTAAGTACTTGGATATAACTGGAaaaaggttctttggtctgatgagaccaaaatttggctttttggccatcagattAGATGCTTAATTTGCTGGACACCAGACATCACATTGCCACaaacaccatccccactgtaaagcatggtggtggcagcatcatgatgtgtgaTGTGTCTTGGCAGTAGGCCCTGGAAGGATTGTGAAGGCTGAGggtaaaataaatgtagaaaagcagcctggaggacaacctgatgcagtctgcaagagaactgtgacttgggagaagatttgttttcgaGAAAGACAATGACCTGAAGCAAACCGCAAAACCTACACAGAAATTGATTCATGTCAACACGACAAATGTTCTGGAAAGGCCGAGTCAGAATTCTGAcctcaatccaactgagaatttgtggctggacttgaaatgGGCTGTTCACTTATGATCACTGTGCAACCTGACAGCTTTGCAAATAAAGAATGGGGTAAAACTGTGGTTTCAGGATATACAAGGGTAACTGTCCTATCCACACAGGGTCAATGCTGTAATTGCAGCTAAAGGTGCATTAACAAAATCTTGTGTTTAAAGGGGTGAATACATGTGCAATCGCCTATTTTTctatacattttaaacaaaatagGGTTACAGTTTTGGTGCTGGCATTGTTCTGTATCATCAGGTCTGATTAAAGACTGCCTTCAGAAAGTGTTCAGATCCATTcactgttttaacattttaagatGCGATGTTATGTTAAAATAGTTTTGCCTCATTATTtcctcatatatatatatatatatatatatatattctctaTACATTATATATACGCGTCAtataaaaagccaaattaaattgttCATGACTGAATGTTGAAATGCAATTAAAAGGGAAAACTTCCCAGGGGAGCTGAATGCTTATCATAGGGAACTGTCTATCTAAAGACAGGCAATACAGTTCAGGTTTTACATTCTGTGGTGTACAACTTTAGTAAACCTGCTATATTCACATTCAGTTTCTGGTTCTAATGAAACACCAAACCAGTGCAAATACCGTGTAGTATGACAATGTTACCTACTCTCATGAAAATTATCATGTCTAGTTTTATTTGAAGTGGTTTGAGAGGtgttaatttaacattttaaaggcTGCATCTCTGCAAGTTCTCAAATGTGATGCATTTTACTGTTCAGTGTCTTTAGTATTTTGTTCATTCCACTTGTGCCAGTGAGTTCGACAAAGTATGTTTAGCATAAACTTTATAGATGCTTCAAAATGATGTTGAATCAGCTTGAGCATTTCTAATCTTCATGAGGGTGTAAGTTTACTTATCTCCCCAGAAATAATTCATGCATGATTGAGAAGAAATAGTGGTATTTGCCAACTCTTGAAATTGGCAAGCTGAAAATTGTGGCTTGAATTTCTAACATTTTCGCAATGATGAACTCTGCAGGAAAGGAACAACACTGCATGCTGCTGAAGTGAGAAGCATCGTCACAGAatatgtgaagaaaaatgaactgGTGGATGAAAATAATAAGAAGTAAGAACATGCTTAAACTTTCTAAGGGTGTGATGTAGATGTAGAGCACATTCAGTACGCAGAGCATGCCTGTATAGACATGTTTAGATGATAAATTCAGAATTTTTTAATGAACTGGTATTTCATATGTTTAATTCTGTTTACTCATTGACTTGTATAAAAGAGAAAGAACCTCAGATATTGAAAACTGAAAACCCCGAGCacaccttttttgttttattttgtgttgttttttagaATTTGGCAGTGACAAAAGAGCAGCTTTAATTTCCattgaacaaaacacaaagctgaCCTTAAACCACGTATTCTTATTACAGTCAAGTAATATGTATACATGTGACTCTGATGCCATCTTATGAGTTTTGGGTTTTTTCGGAGGGTTTTTGCGTCATGAAAATTAGTGAGTTTTCTCTTCTGAAACAAACTGATAGTGATtgatttaaattgaattaaGCCTGTGATGGCACTGGCATAGCTACAAAAGACTGCATTCTTCCTGTTTATAAGTGCCATCCATCCAACATCAGTACTTCTCTTCCCCTGCACCAGTTATGTGACCATCAATCCTACTCTATGTGATTGCTTGCTGGAAAAATCTGAGTACCAGGAGGTAGAGTCTCTCAAGTGGGATGACCTGTTTAGCAGGTAagactatttttgtttttctgtttattttttatagtttAGCTAGATCTGGAAAGCTTTACACTCAACTACTTTGACAGGCTGCACAGGGGAATGTATAGATATTGTATAGAAatactgtgacattttaaaggtcAGCCATTCACTAACATCCATTATATGCACTTGTAAAGACCTTGTATATCATGGCAATCTTCTTTCTTCAATAAGTCCTACAACTCctaattttctgtgatggaatgATTGTAGTGCTTGCATCTTTGTCTCAAAAACAATCATATGTTTTGGTTCTTCCATAGATCTAATATAGAtcttgaaaatatgacaaaacctgctgcttcaaaaatatacatacagcaacttgaatgatcagtttcagtgattttaacaGTTGTGTTATTAAAATGCTGTTAGTGGCATGACCTCTTACTTGTGAGTAATTACAATTGGTGACAGCTGCTGACTTCTCTGAACCATTTTATTTAGGGTCCATTTGACACTCTTACATTCTGCCACAAACACCACAGCAGGAAAGTCTAAAGAGCTGAGTACAGATCTAAAGAAGCCAATCATTGATTTTAGCAAGGCtggaaagtcacttggagccatttcaaagatGCTTCAGATCTCCAAATCATCAGTTGGCACAATTGTTTATAATTTCaaagtacagccatggccataagtttggacacaagtaccatgacgcttgtgaatcttagaaaataccacaaaattgtcacttacaatatacagccatggccataagtttggacacagcacgacttatgtctgttttgatgtctattacagaacataagtatattgtaagtgacagcACCGCCACTGTGAATACCCCTTGGAAATTAGAAAGTCTTGAGTATTAGGGCATTGTTTGGGTAAATTAATATTGCTTGGCTCAGAAATCATCTAGTTAGAAGGATTTGTATTGTGTACAATGGGCATTGAAGCTAGCTTTTGTGTAATTGAAAGGAGTGTCCAGCTTTCATCGACATGGAGCTTTTGGTGATCATATGCTATACATATTTGTGCTAGATAGGCATATGTTTATATTTAACACAGTTCAACTAGATCTCAGTCTCTTTATCATCTAACTACAtctaaacatatttttaacagGACAATGGGACGGATGCAGGAGTGTTATCAAGTTGTGTTCCCTGGACAAGCATCTATTATAAAGAAAGGCCATGTTGAGCCTATAGACATCTCTGTGGCTTCTCGAGGCTCCAATAAGAAGGTGAGAACTTTTGCTACATTGCTACACTGCTCACCCTAGATCAATGTGGATTTTTTGTGTAGTTTCAAAAAGAGAGTTTAGAAAGTGtaacagcctgtgctttggcaCATCGGAACTTTGAAGCTGACTAACTCCTAACTGTTGATGTTTCCAATCTTGTCGACACGTAGTTAGCTAGTTTATGTATCTAATTTGGTTCAACGGCAGATTGACTCATCATTCTGTCATGCAGCTGACACATCAAAGCCCCAGATGCTTTTTATGACAGCATCCTGGGATTTATTACTATGATTCAGGATTAACTGAACTGACGACTAAGGCGCCAACATACTGGTTTCTTCAATTAAAAGGCCTTGTTTACACTGCTAAGATGTTTAACCTCATTAATTGAGTTCAGAGAGGATTATCATAACAGCAGATCACAGAAAGGATTGGATTTACTTTAAGTTTTTTCCAGTTTATCTTGAAAGTCCCCAAATGTTTGTGGTAGATGGAAGCTCAGGGGACCACTGAAGTTGTTCAACCAATAGGAATCACGAGTGTCTGAACAAACTTTCCATGACAGTCTTTCCAACGGATATTTCATTTCTAACCAAAGTGATGGACTGACATTTCATTGCCCGTCATTTCACAGGGCACATTCCTGGAATCATGACACTTCTATGAACGATCTGATTGGTTGATGCATGTAGTGGGGGGCATTCTTCAGTGGAAGATTAAACTTGTCAGTGCTTCCCATTTCTATAAACTATGTAATGGAGACAATATTTTCAAATGACCTCAGACTTACCTTTGGCTTTTCTGTACAACAGTTTCATGTTACTTTATGGTCGACATTAAGCAAACATCAGTTCATGATCCATCCCAACTGATTTATTGTTCAAACTCTTCTTGTTGTGCCACCTGTAGGTTACTCTGATAAAGAATCTGGAAGTGTATGGTTTGGATCCTGCGGTTGTGGCCACTGCTTTGCAGCACAGAGTTCAGGCCAGCTCGGTCTTACATCCAATCCCAGGAGCCAAGGACAAAATCCTGGTCCAGATCCAAGGCAACCAAATTCATCAAGTCGGCAATCTGCTTCTCGGTATAGAACTTAATTATACTTGACATCCATTACCAGTCAAAGGtatggacacatcttctcatttaatgttttttctttattttcatgactacttgaatgaacacatatggaattatgttctAAACAAAGAAGTGTGAAatcagtcaaaacatgttttatatttcagattcttcaaaatagccaccctttgctttgattactgctttgcacactcttggaaTCTCTGAgtttcatgaggtagtcacatGAAATGGTCTTCACTTCACAGGtatgccttgtcaaggttaatttgtggaatttcttgccttcttaatggggttgggaccatcagttgtgttgtgcaaaaGTCAAGTTGGTACagagttgacagccctatttgagaACTGTTacaatccatattatggcaagaaccaatcagttaagtaaagagaaacggCAATCCATCATTACTTtcagaactgaaggtcagtcagttcAGAAAGTTACAAAAGCTTTGAAcgtatccccaagtgcagttgcaaaaaccatcaagtgctACGAGAAAACTGACTCACGTGAGGACCACctcaggaaaggaagaccaagagtcgcctctgctgctgaggataagttcatctgagtcactAGCCTCAGAAATCGCAAGATAACAgtacctcagattagagcccagataaaagCCACACGGAATTGTAGTAACAGACACATCTTTACATCAACTgctcagaggagactgaccaatcagacctttatggtcaaatagctgctaagaaaccacta
The window above is part of the Acanthochromis polyacanthus isolate Apoly-LR-REF ecotype Palm Island chromosome 6, KAUST_Apoly_ChrSc, whole genome shotgun sequence genome. Proteins encoded here:
- the eif2d gene encoding eukaryotic translation initiation factor 2D yields the protein MFAKAFRVKSNTVIKGSDRRKLKADISAAFPSLSGDELSELIPNKEELNVVKIYAHKGEAVTVYVLHKNPLFFELEKRLYPTVYVLWRYPHLLPTFRTWPPVLQKLIGGADLMLPGVMVPSSGLPDVKEGDCCAVTVVSNGAPVALGTAAMSSAEMQSLGMKGRGLCVLHTYMDYLWAFGDKSGPPSLPDPESEGQDVDEVECDVIEKEEDDVVEKCVEEQESSGESAMNRTCSGVEELSLAEKEEEKDEKGSEKEEENQDDQKTPQEIMDTLLLQCFLHALKSKVKKSELPLLTSTFLRIHMFSCCPSGKQLDIKKSSYKKLSKFLQAMQQQHHLVRVKELTKGVESIVEVDWKNPELRSFSIPEETDVEAAVVQDGGEGEITYHPPEIKTLYSVPARLEPLFLDANKRKGTTLHAAEVRSIVTEYVKKNELVDENNKNYVTINPTLCDCLLEKSEYQEVESLKWDDLFSRTMGRMQECYQVVFPGQASIIKKGHVEPIDISVASRGSNKKVTLIKNLEVYGLDPAVVATALQHRVQASSVLHPIPGAKDKILVQIQGNQIHQVGNLLLDHYQIPRKYIQGLDKAPKTGKKK